The region TGAATGAGCTTTCCTTGATCATTTTCCTGCGGCTCCTCCTCGTTCCATTGAGCCGCAGCTCCCCGCCAGGCCTGACGCAACGGGGCGGCCGCTCACGCAGGGCTGAATCACGGCGCTGCCGAGcggggggtgctggggggggtCCTGTCCCCCGCCCCcgggctcagcagggctctggggggTCCGGCTGGAGGGGTTCGGATGcccggggagggggctcagcccacgccggggccgggcacgtgTGGATGCCGCGTGAGCCGGACGCGGAGCAGCCATGGGGGACATCAAAAAAAGCGAGTGACAGCGAGGGGAGAAGGGCAGGGAATTTattgggagcagcagggcctcctcctcctcctccaccctggAGCACGGGATGATCCTGTGGATGAACCCCCCCAGGGCAGCGGGATGAGGATGGGGGAGCTCAGCACCCCCTGGCACTTCACAGCCCCCGCCCCCGATCCCaactgcagcaggaggagggcGTGAAACGGAGGTGACAGCCCAACAGGGGACACTCAGCGCCGTGTCACCTCTCCCCCTTCATCCCCCCCCAGGAGAGAGGTCACCCCCCAGGAGAGGTGAAACAGCCCCGAGGCTTCACCACGGCCGAGGCAAATCACAAATCACGTTCTCCTCTCATCCTGCTGCTTTGTGTCATGCCAGGCCCAAAATAACCTCCCTCCACACCCCCCCCTTCCACTCCAGGTTTTCAAAGGAAGATTAATTGACTCGGGGATGTTGCAGCAATTAAACTAACGAGCCCCAGGATCTGTCAGATGATGCTCAGCTGCCTCCatatgctgcagctgggccaccGCGGAGGCTCCGCGCCTCCTTCCCGCTGCCGGCACTGCGCCATCCTTATAATTCCATCAGCGCTTCCAGGGCCCGgccaagctgctgctgcaggagcgaAGGCTCCGGGTAATTAaaatgcagcccctgcctgagCCAGGCTGTGTTTCACAGCTGGGGGGGagcacattcccagctccagcctctgatcccagctcctggctcccaAAGGCAAATCCAGCGGGATCAGGAGCTTCCCAGGGGCTCTGTGgcggctgctgggagctgctcgtGTCTCTCAGCATCATCTCCACTCTCCCCCAAGGGAGGTGATTCCATTCCTTTGGAAACCTGGAAAAGCCTTGGAGCAGCCCCTGATGGGAACTGCTCGGCCCCTCTGACTGCAGAGCACTGAGAACACAAAGAGTTTGCTCCAAAATATCAGTGCTGGAAATTGTTACTGCCCGTTTCCTGCAAGCTCATGGATGCCAGGCTCTGGATAAGGTGAGGATCTGCtgcacccctggaagtgtccaaggccaggttggacggggcttgcagcaccctgggacagtggaaggtgtccctgcccatggcactggACAGGCTTTAAGGTCCTCCCCAActcaaaccatcctgggattcagCCTCTGATTTTCAGAGGTTTTCCTTAGGGAATGCTCAACCTATGGGCACGATGCTGAGAAGGAAGCAGGGTAGAGGGGCCCGGCCTCATTTCTTCCATGaatccctggaaaagctgagctCCCCGAGCCCCAGGTGGGGCGCTGGAAGCTGTGTGGAGGCAGCAGGGCCCGGAAGGCCAGAGCCCCACAGGGATGTTATTTTTGGCAGCTCTTACAACCAGGTTTTACTCCCAACTAAGCCAGCGAAAGCAGCTTAGTGCAGCCTGGcaatccctgctcccacctgcTCTGCCTCCACTCCTGTTTGTTCCTCACCTCCTCGGAGCCTCCGGAGCGTGGCcgaagggaaggagggagacacacacacattcgAGGAGCTCTTGGAAGCAGAATTTACCCAGATCTTTAACGTTTGTGTCCGCtattccctgcagcccctcggGCAGGGACAATCCCTCGGGATATTCCTCACTCTGAGCACACGGGAAGAGATTCTCCTCCTCCAGGTCATCATGGAAACTCCGCCCGGGTTGGGCTGTTCCAGCGGTGAAAGGGGCGGCTCCTCCCGGCGCCGTGGGAGGGGAGAGGTGAGGTTTTGCTCCCTCGGCTTCCTGAGGCTCTCGGCTCACCACGGGACGAGCACCAGCCCGGCCAGCGCGGTGTAGCCCAGCACCAAGCACAGCACCTTGAGCAGCCGGTGGCTTTTATCCTCCAGCTCCTTGGCCAGGATCTCGAAGAAGGTGACGAAGAGGAAGGTGCCGCCGGCGacgccctgcagcagcagggaggcgATGCTGCCCGCGGCGCTGCGGCTGCTCTCGATGCCCATGCCCACCCCAATGCCCAGCGGGATCATCAGGCACACGGCCACCGCCAGCTTGGCCGCATCCCTCAGCGCCAGCGACGCCTTGGCCATGCTGATGCCCAAGGCCACGGCCACCAGCGTCTCGTGCACGGCCACTCCCAGGAACAAGCTGACCACTCTGCCTCCGTCCTCCTGCAGGCCCAGCGCCAAACCCTCGAAGATGGAGTGGGTGCAGAGGGCAAAGACCAGCCCCAGCAGGCGGCGGGGGCCGCAGCGGGCGAGCTCGGGGAGGTGCAGGCCGTGCGAGTGCGGGCCGTGCTCCCCGTAGAGCGCGCGCCCGCGCGGGGACGCCATGAAGGGGCTCTCGTACTCCGAGTCGCTGCCCGCGTCCGAGCCCGCGTTGAAGGTCTCCAGGTCGATGAAGGACGGCTTCTCCTTCTGCAAGCTCAGGAAGAGCTGGTCCACGAAGACCGACAGGAAGAAGCCGACCATCATGATGGTCTCGGCCACCGGGTAGTCCGTGGTCACGTTGTTCTGTCTGAGAACCTCATCGAGCTGGAAGGGAGCAAAAGATCCATCCCTTTATCCCTCTGGTGGGACACAGTGCCACACATCCACAGTGAATCCACCCCTTTATCCCTCTGGTGAGACACAGTCCCACAGATCCACAGTGAATCCACCCCTGTATCCCTGTGGAGAGAACAATTCCCCAGATCCACAGTGAATCCACCCCTGTATCCCTGTGGAGAGAACAATTCCCCAGATCCACAGTGAATCCACCCCTTTATCCCTCTGAAGGGAACCATTCCCACAGGGACACTCCATCAATCCATGATGCTGCCACATCCTTGTACAGCAGCCTTGGCAGGGCACAGGAAATCCCTGCCTTGCTGTTTGATCCTCACACCCCacagcctcctctgcctccacTTTCTCCAcagagagaggggcaggaggtgggcACAGCTCCCCTTGCTGAGCCCCtggacacagcagagctgctccagcaggcagagcccccTAAATCCATTCGGCCCCTGCAGGCTCAGACTGAGACAGGAGGTGGGCACAGCTCCCCTTGGTGAGCTcctggacacagcacagctgctccagagggCAGAGCCCCCTAAATCCACTCCCACTTGAGCCCCTGCAGGCTCAGATTAAGGCAGGAGGTGGGCACAGCTCTCCTTACTGAGCTCCtggacacagcagagctgctccagcaggcaAAGCCCCCTAAATCCATTCGCCCTGGGCCCCTGCAGGCTCAGACTGAGACAGGAGGTGGGCACAGCTCTCCTTGCTgagctcctgggcacagcagagcagctccagcaggcagagcccccTCAAACCACTCCCAACTGAACCCCTGCAGGCTCAGACTGAGACAGGAGGTGGGCACAGCTCTCCTTGGTGAGCCCCTGGACaaagcacagctgctccagcaggcagagcccccTAAATCCACTCCCAACTGAACCACTGCAGGCTCAGACTGAGACAGGAGGTGGGCACAGCTCTCCTTGGTgagctcctgggcacagcagagctgctccagagggCAAAGCCCCCTAAATCCACTCCTACTTGAGCCCCTGCAGGCTCAGATTATGACAAGAGGTGGGCACAGCTCCCCTTGGTGAGCTcctggacacagcacagctgctccagcaggcagagcccccTCAGACCACTCCCAACTGAACCCCTGCAGGCTCAGAGTGAGACAGGAGGTGGGCACAGCTCCCCTCGCTGAGCCCCcgggcacagcagagctgctccagcggGCACAGCCCCCACAGCTGGGCCCCTGCAGGCTCAGCTTTAGGCAGGACGCCCCCAGGACCCACCTTGCCCCTGACGGCGGGCAGGAGCGCGTTGAAGCACGTGGCCAGGAAGACACCGCCCCCGAAGGAGTTCCAGAGCGCCAGCAGGCGGCGGGAGCGCTGAGCCTTCTCGTGGTCGGCCTCGATCAGCCTGACGGGCAGCAGGGCCCCGGCCAGCACCAGCACGCAGATccccagcaggcacagcaccTTGGCCACCACGATCCTCATCCTGCCCGGGATCCGGCCCCGGAGGGCACCCTCTGGGTGTGCTCAGAGCGGGGGCATCAGCCTGGATGGGCCTCAGGGagagaggctgcctggggatAGGGAGAACACAGAGATTTTTCCTTTATGAGCTGTaggaagcagcagggaaaaGTTCAAACTGCATTCAAAAGGAATTTTGAATGAAAGCCCTGGAATTGTGGTCACCTCAAACCATCCTTCCCTGGAGGTCTTTGAAGCCCTGtccttggacacttcagggatgTGGCAGCCACTGGGAAATTCTTGACAGGGCCTGCCCACtctcccagggaggaattccttctcAACATCCCATCTATACCCTTCCaaaaatcccatccatcccctccccaACATCCCATCTATCCTCTTCCAAAATCCCACCCAtccccttcccaaaatcccatccatccccttcccaatctcccatccatccccttccaacatcccatccatccccttcccaaaatcccacccatccccttcccaatctcccatccatccccttcccaaaatccccatccatcccctccaCAACATCTCACTCAttccctccccaaaattccatccatccccttcccaaaattccatccatcccattcccaaactctcctccatcccctccccaaaatcccatttatgCCCTCCCCAAACTCCCACCCATCCcagccctctggcagtggggaggagccattccctgtgtgctgccacCCCGAGTCTTTGTCTCTAAGGGACAAAGAGAGGAATTCAGAGCCCATCAGGTGACACTGACTCACTGCAGGTCAGGCCAAGCCCAAACCC is a window of Agelaius phoeniceus isolate bAgePho1 chromosome 29, bAgePho1.hap1, whole genome shotgun sequence DNA encoding:
- the SLC39A3 gene encoding zinc transporter ZIP3 is translated as MRIVVAKVLCLLGICVLVLAGALLPVRLIEADHEKAQRSRRLLALWNSFGGGVFLATCFNALLPAVRGKLDEVLRQNNVTTDYPVAETIMMVGFFLSVFVDQLFLSLQKEKPSFIDLETFNAGSDAGSDSEYESPFMASPRGRALYGEHGPHSHGLHLPELARCGPRRLLGLVFALCTHSIFEGLALGLQEDGGRVVSLFLGVAVHETLVAVALGISMAKASLALRDAAKLAVAVCLMIPLGIGVGMGIESSRSAAGSIASLLLQGVAGGTFLFVTFFEILAKELEDKSHRLLKVLCLVLGYTALAGLVLVPW